From the genome of Papaver somniferum cultivar HN1 chromosome 2, ASM357369v1, whole genome shotgun sequence, one region includes:
- the LOC113351826 gene encoding oxysterol-binding protein-related protein 3C-like yields MGEMWRVPDVPLKDKYQFTYFSHKVNSLDTAPRQMLASDSRLRPDRYALEKGELSKISKEKNSLEVRQRKERKSREANGDTFTPKWFDLTNEVVTTPYGETPIYKYNYKYNEHRAKVNSLIEVVQPIEFNPWQYGQEKMA; encoded by the exons ATGGGAGAG ATGTGGAGAGTTCCTGATGTTCCACTCAAGGATAAATATCAGTTTACATACTTCTCACATAAGGTAAACAGCTTGGATACTGCACCTAGGCAGATGTTGGCATCAGATTCTCGTTTACGTCCTGATAGATATGCACTTGAGAAGGGAGAACTATCAAAAATCAGCAAGGAGAAAAACAGCCTAGAGGTGAGACAGAGAAAGGAAAGGAAAAGTAGAGAAGCCAACGGCGACACATTTACTCCAAAATGGTTCGACTTGACTAATGAAGTAGTAACTACACCATATGGCGAAACACCAATTTACAAATACAATTATAAGTATAATGAACACAGAGCAAAAGTGAATAGCTTAATCGAGGTTGTGCAACCGATTGAGTTCAACCCTTGGCAATATGGACAAGAAAAGATGGCTTAA
- the LOC113348928 gene encoding uncharacterized protein LOC113348928 isoform X1 → MAISVFLNAFARRAQLPSSRSSYESVFRNVNSPLMSSPLSTKFTSLGSWAYCSKADHNDPVAQNQTKSNLIKVVFKYVCTNDVFQDDDSRPIKPVVKKVLEIPSGHTFFEYREGDVVGWCNLNDYLHSYLVKAKEATESASGQRVSEYRFIEASLFKDRIRSIMDSVTDVFDVKCMMDNIEKPKEAFPNGKNSRCGLKLDLDDIFKIRIWEIITGGDKRVLDIIVSELKKNGFDFTEDPVKLQKIEEAVERAMTRMTNGIKLNLPVPAGIPDMSATISWGKYVGPPMVKAISVAPTEVVIRLIRLGRR, encoded by the exons ATGGCGATTTCTGTTTTTCTTAATGCTTTTGCTCGCCGTGCTCAGCTTCCCAGTTCTCGTTCTTCTTATGAATCT GTGTTCAGGAATGTTAATAGCCCACTGATGAGTTCACCATTGAGCACAAAATTCACAAGTTTGGGCAGTTGGGCTTACTG CTCAAAAGCAGATCACAATGATCCAGTTGCGCAG AACCAAACTAAGTCCAACCTAATAAAGGTAGTTTTCAAGTATGTATGCACGAATGACGTATTTCAAGACGACGACAGTAGGCCCATCAAGCCTGTAGTAAAAAAGGTACTTGAGATTCCCAGTGGGCATACATTCTTTGAATACAGAGAAGGAGATGTCGTGGGGTGGTGTAACTTGAACGATTATTTGCACTCATATCTCGTGAAAGCTAAGGAGGCTACAGAGTCAGCCAGTGGACAAAGAGTATCAGAGTATCGTTTTATAGAAGCTTCACTTTTCAAAGATCGTATAAGAAGTATAATGGATAGTGTAACTGATGTTTTTGATGTAAAGTGCATGATGGATAATATTGAGAAACCTAAAGAAGCTTTTCCCAATGGCAAAAACTCAAGATGCGGACTCAAACTCGATCTTGATGATATATTCAAAATTCGTATTTGG GAAATAATAACAGGCGGTGATAAGCGCGTGCTGGATATTATTGTGTCAGAGTTAAAGAAAAATGGATTTGATTTCACAGAAGATCCAGTAAAACTCCAGAAAATTGAGGAAGCAGTTGAGAGGGCTATGACACGAATGACAAACGGGATCAAGCTTAATCTGCCAGTTCCTGCTGGTATACCTGATATGAGTGCAACTATCAGTTGGGGTAAATATGTTGGTCCACCTATGGTGAAAGCTATCAGTGTGGCCCCAACTGAAGTAGTCATACGTCTCATACGCCTTGGACGGCGGTGA